In one window of Pantanalinema sp. DNA:
- a CDS encoding NHL repeat-containing protein produces MLTAPRLKATAWLAGLAFALLLTACPKPLTQPRVGLPAETTALSSSPLEGRVDFGDRGAQASIDTDVALAATVTLIDAQSGNTVSSALTDAKGRFVLHFSNGFRPAKDSLYYIEASKGLKIDDSNYNAVGADSVRVRTLGTYRDGVWQTLTSLTGNGLTINQTTTALSMIHGLRKGTARAIAPLSLLGSVLVGAPDGAYADSLKLPDETLIPRAMVRHGSDLVNDALAKNRDPFKWIVMASDDPALNTLIVLDVPFSVLYLEPDSQVANQTIDLIGTNFAPNLAGNKVFFATDGAGSVEGTVTSVAADFTRLTVRVPLGAVNGTIRVEVGGKTLIGPRFRLASKDGHSAVDPSGNIYVANPPLGTVSIVEQVPGTDRTSVRVLVGGLDAPKNLTFGPSGYQRLYVACGGAAKQIVQIDLGSTPPTVTPYSAAGGVANPSGMAFAATGALYVSDASTHQIYVVTGAGAAAQAVAVTGAPLSAPRGLSFGPDGKLYVANYAASNALAVDLTTPTTGTAIEVVNGLSGPWGVAFDNRGNFYVSNYLGNSVYRMPLTSVPGTTPLTFGPITSFASLPSPAGMDADASGYLFVADGKSNGIYRVNSLSESKQIGYGISYPTSIWVDAEGKFILTDTGIILKIDASNVVTLFAQGLSNARGLVRDAAGNFYTIQKSLSSLTMVRPDGSVAQVLGNIGACGESDLSILGNKLYMRANNSVDLPATTFAYQGEVLEFDLTNLSLPPVRHRGILRRSTAMARDESGGPTDGTYYVLGADEATIWRAQRLSATQATVTPFLKDSAHLRQAQDIHVDGSGRIWVADYLGPSGNGSLVVYGSNGAFQAEYETVNKPTNFCSDASRNDLWVNSHVVGGDIRQINIANGAVTRTIGGFNLPRGFAFASDRSKVYVNEWGLNRISKLENYQLVTTPVASAFDVGDAYDLETVNGGGFTYTSGTSIRQVAADEVTVSGIRTQYTNVIRTFKQSDGKLVYTTDWGTLHHVDDGYYTAFAAGLLSGFGRGDFGAPRAAGTLIGSELFSYGRSAAWITVIEKALDGSLQRSTRIETDFGGMASNGIDTAYFTRLAYGTVYAMKNGSLTTLNAGPYGSADLSYGIFYYQGKLYQTNRTLHRLDAIDAATGVRTQIPVGLVAPEL; encoded by the coding sequence ATGCTCACGGCACCTCGCCTCAAGGCCACCGCTTGGCTTGCAGGGCTCGCATTCGCTCTCTTGCTCACGGCATGCCCCAAGCCGCTCACCCAACCGCGCGTCGGCCTTCCGGCCGAGACGACGGCCCTCTCGAGCTCCCCTCTCGAAGGCCGGGTTGACTTCGGCGATCGCGGCGCCCAGGCGAGCATCGACACCGACGTCGCCCTCGCGGCGACCGTCACCCTGATCGACGCCCAGAGCGGCAACACCGTGAGCTCCGCGCTGACCGACGCCAAGGGGCGCTTCGTCCTGCACTTCTCCAACGGGTTCCGTCCCGCCAAGGACTCCCTTTACTACATCGAGGCCTCGAAAGGCCTCAAGATCGACGACAGCAACTACAACGCCGTCGGCGCGGACTCGGTGCGGGTCCGAACGCTCGGCACCTACCGGGACGGCGTCTGGCAGACCCTCACCAGCCTGACGGGGAACGGGCTCACGATCAACCAGACCACCACCGCCCTGTCGATGATCCATGGCCTGCGCAAGGGGACCGCGCGGGCGATCGCCCCACTGAGCCTGCTCGGCAGCGTCCTGGTCGGCGCCCCCGATGGGGCCTACGCCGACAGCCTCAAGCTGCCGGACGAGACCCTGATCCCGCGGGCCATGGTCCGCCACGGCAGCGACCTGGTGAACGACGCCCTCGCCAAGAACCGGGATCCGTTCAAGTGGATCGTCATGGCCAGCGACGACCCCGCCCTGAACACCCTGATCGTCCTGGACGTGCCCTTCTCGGTGCTGTACCTCGAGCCTGACTCTCAGGTCGCCAACCAGACCATCGACCTGATCGGCACCAACTTCGCCCCCAACCTCGCAGGCAACAAGGTCTTCTTCGCGACCGACGGCGCCGGAAGCGTGGAGGGCACCGTCACCTCGGTGGCGGCGGACTTCACGCGGCTGACCGTCCGCGTGCCGCTCGGGGCCGTCAACGGCACCATCCGGGTCGAGGTGGGAGGCAAGACCCTCATCGGGCCGCGCTTTCGCCTCGCCAGCAAGGACGGCCACAGCGCGGTCGACCCCAGCGGCAACATCTACGTGGCCAACCCGCCCCTCGGCACCGTCTCGATCGTCGAACAGGTGCCAGGCACCGATCGTACGAGCGTGCGTGTCCTGGTCGGCGGGCTCGACGCCCCGAAGAACCTGACCTTCGGCCCGAGCGGGTACCAGCGGCTGTACGTCGCCTGCGGTGGCGCCGCCAAGCAGATCGTCCAGATCGACCTGGGTTCGACCCCGCCCACGGTCACCCCCTACAGCGCGGCTGGCGGGGTCGCCAATCCCAGCGGCATGGCCTTCGCCGCGACGGGCGCCCTGTACGTGAGTGACGCGTCGACCCACCAGATCTACGTGGTGACCGGTGCCGGCGCCGCCGCCCAGGCGGTGGCGGTTACAGGTGCGCCCCTGAGCGCGCCACGCGGCCTCAGCTTCGGCCCGGACGGAAAGCTCTACGTCGCCAACTACGCGGCGAGCAACGCTCTGGCGGTCGACCTCACCACCCCCACCACCGGCACGGCCATCGAGGTCGTCAACGGGCTGAGCGGACCCTGGGGGGTCGCCTTCGACAACCGAGGCAACTTCTACGTCAGCAACTACCTGGGCAACTCGGTCTACCGCATGCCGCTGACCTCGGTGCCGGGTACCACCCCGCTGACCTTCGGCCCCATCACCTCCTTCGCGAGCCTGCCCTCGCCCGCGGGCATGGACGCGGACGCCTCCGGCTACCTCTTCGTGGCCGACGGCAAGAGCAACGGCATCTACCGGGTCAACTCCCTCTCCGAGAGCAAGCAGATCGGGTACGGCATCAGCTATCCGACCTCGATCTGGGTGGACGCCGAGGGCAAGTTCATCCTGACCGACACGGGCATCATCCTCAAGATCGACGCCAGCAACGTGGTCACTCTCTTCGCCCAGGGCCTCTCGAACGCCAGGGGGCTGGTGCGGGACGCCGCCGGCAACTTCTACACCATCCAGAAGAGCCTCAGCTCCCTGACCATGGTGCGCCCGGACGGCTCGGTCGCCCAGGTGCTGGGAAACATCGGGGCGTGCGGCGAGTCCGATCTCTCGATCCTGGGCAACAAGCTCTACATGCGGGCCAACAACAGCGTCGATCTGCCCGCGACCACCTTCGCCTACCAGGGGGAGGTGCTGGAGTTCGACCTGACGAACCTCTCGCTTCCCCCCGTCCGCCACCGCGGGATCTTGCGGCGCTCGACCGCCATGGCCCGCGACGAGTCCGGCGGGCCCACCGACGGCACCTACTACGTCCTGGGGGCCGACGAGGCGACCATCTGGCGCGCCCAGCGCCTCAGCGCCACCCAGGCGACCGTCACCCCCTTCCTCAAGGACTCCGCCCACCTGCGCCAGGCCCAGGACATCCACGTGGACGGCAGCGGGCGGATCTGGGTCGCGGACTACCTCGGCCCCTCGGGGAACGGCAGCCTGGTCGTGTACGGCTCGAACGGCGCCTTCCAGGCCGAGTACGAGACGGTCAACAAGCCGACCAACTTCTGCTCGGACGCGAGCCGCAACGACCTGTGGGTCAACAGCCACGTGGTCGGCGGGGACATCCGCCAGATCAACATTGCCAACGGCGCGGTGACGCGCACCATCGGAGGGTTCAACCTCCCGCGGGGCTTCGCCTTCGCCAGCGACCGCTCCAAGGTCTACGTCAACGAGTGGGGCCTGAACCGGATCTCGAAGCTGGAAAACTACCAGCTCGTCACGACCCCCGTGGCCTCGGCCTTCGACGTGGGGGACGCCTACGACCTCGAAACCGTCAACGGGGGAGGCTTCACCTACACCAGCGGCACGAGCATCCGCCAGGTCGCAGCCGACGAGGTCACGGTCAGCGGCATCCGCACCCAGTACACGAACGTAATCCGCACCTTCAAGCAGAGCGACGGCAAGCTCGTCTACACCACCGACTGGGGCACCCTGCACCACGTGGACGATGGCTACTACACCGCCTTCGCCGCCGGCCTCCTCTCGGGCTTCGGGCGAGGAGACTTCGGCGCCCCACGCGCGGCAGGGACCCTGATCGGGAGCGAGCTCTTCTCGTACGGGCGCAGCGCCGCCTGGATCACCGTGATCGAGAAGGCCCTCGACGGCAGCCTGCAGCGCTCGACGCGGATCGAGACGGACTTCGGGGGAATGGCGAGCAACGGCATCGACACGGCCTACTTCACCCGCCTCGCCTACGGCACCGTCTACGCCATGAAGAACGGCTCCCTCACGACCCTCAACGCGGGGCCCTACGGCTCCGCCGACCTCAGCTACGGCATCTTCTACTACCAGGGCAAGCTCTACCAGACCAACCGGACCCTGCACCGGCTGGATGCGATCGATGCCGCGACGGGCGTCCGCACGCAAATACCGGTGGGCCTGGTCGCGCCGGAGCTGTGA
- a CDS encoding (Fe-S)-binding protein: MILVAGGFFAYFGWQKFSLLLEAKPENRLDRIPERLKSLWEYGILQKRLVKNHKGAGWMHALIFWGFCLLLLRSTMLIGAGYVADLHIPGVIGNAYNLLKDVVEVTVLVMLGYAFYRRIVIKPERLTNSFEAYLILSLIAFLMVSDFVYDGAKFVLFALPGPDQLAHVAEEARYSIAGGAVAMLFKGLPSGVVNALYVGAYWLHVAVLMAFGVYLTKSKHMHVITALPNVFMRKLEQPALAIPKLDLEDENAESFGIATINDLTWKQELDLFTCTECGRCLSSCPTYVTHKPLSLKGVNDDLKHHLFATAETKSAPPADEAGSAVTEPVKLIDNVISPETLWACTSCGFCETACPVFIEQVPRLVSMRQNQVLMEGEFPAELNKVFSGMERSSNPWGIGYDKRADWAKDMNVLTMEEAKAENKPVEVLYFVGCMSSFDERSQKVAKSLITVLDAAGIQVAILGKEEGCTGDSARRLGNEYLFQELAKYNVDKFTEYDVKTVLTACPHCYNTIKNEYPQFGGNYKVLHHSEFLAELMQSGKIQVSREFEDVMFHDSCYMGRYNGVYEQPRVVIDLLSTNGVKEFERNHDNSFCCGAGGGRMWMEETIGDRINENRVEEGLKENPKVIASSCPFCLTMLKDGVDAKGKTGEVKTMDIAELVAQALVVKETGETNA, translated from the coding sequence ATGATCTTGGTGGCAGGCGGCTTCTTCGCCTACTTCGGCTGGCAGAAGTTCAGCCTCTTGCTCGAGGCCAAGCCCGAGAACCGTCTCGACCGCATCCCCGAGCGCCTCAAGAGCCTCTGGGAGTACGGCATCCTCCAGAAGCGCCTGGTCAAGAACCACAAGGGCGCCGGCTGGATGCACGCCCTCATCTTCTGGGGCTTCTGCCTGTTGCTGCTGCGAAGCACCATGCTCATCGGCGCGGGCTACGTCGCGGACCTGCACATCCCGGGCGTCATCGGCAACGCCTACAACCTCCTCAAGGACGTCGTCGAGGTCACGGTGCTGGTGATGCTGGGCTACGCCTTCTACCGCCGCATCGTGATCAAGCCCGAGCGCCTCACCAACTCGTTCGAGGCCTACTTGATCCTGTCCCTGATCGCCTTCCTGATGGTCTCGGACTTCGTCTACGACGGGGCCAAGTTCGTCTTGTTCGCGCTGCCGGGCCCGGATCAGCTGGCGCACGTGGCCGAGGAGGCGCGGTACTCCATCGCGGGCGGCGCGGTGGCCATGCTCTTCAAGGGCCTGCCCTCGGGGGTCGTCAACGCCCTCTACGTGGGGGCCTACTGGCTGCACGTGGCCGTACTGATGGCCTTCGGCGTGTACCTGACCAAGTCCAAACACATGCACGTCATCACGGCCCTGCCCAACGTGTTCATGCGCAAGCTGGAGCAGCCGGCGCTCGCGATCCCCAAGCTCGACCTCGAGGACGAGAACGCCGAGTCCTTCGGCATCGCGACCATCAACGACCTGACATGGAAGCAGGAGCTGGACCTCTTCACCTGCACCGAGTGCGGTCGCTGCCTCTCGAGCTGCCCCACCTACGTCACCCACAAGCCCCTCTCGCTCAAGGGCGTCAACGACGACCTGAAGCACCACCTGTTCGCCACCGCCGAGACCAAGTCGGCGCCGCCCGCGGACGAGGCAGGCTCAGCCGTGACCGAGCCGGTCAAGCTGATCGACAACGTCATCTCGCCCGAGACCCTCTGGGCCTGCACCAGCTGCGGCTTCTGCGAGACGGCCTGCCCGGTCTTCATCGAGCAGGTGCCCCGCCTCGTCTCCATGCGCCAGAACCAGGTGCTGATGGAGGGCGAGTTCCCCGCTGAGCTCAACAAGGTCTTCTCGGGAATGGAGCGTTCGAGCAACCCCTGGGGCATCGGCTACGACAAGCGTGCCGACTGGGCCAAGGACATGAACGTCCTCACCATGGAAGAGGCCAAGGCCGAGAACAAGCCCGTCGAGGTCCTGTACTTCGTGGGCTGCATGTCGTCGTTCGACGAGCGCAGCCAGAAGGTCGCCAAGTCCCTCATCACGGTGCTCGACGCGGCGGGCATCCAGGTCGCGATCCTGGGCAAGGAAGAGGGCTGCACGGGCGACTCGGCCCGACGACTCGGCAACGAGTACCTCTTCCAGGAGCTCGCCAAGTACAACGTCGACAAGTTCACCGAGTACGACGTCAAGACGGTGCTGACCGCGTGCCCCCACTGCTACAACACCATCAAGAACGAGTACCCGCAGTTCGGCGGCAACTACAAGGTCCTTCACCACAGCGAGTTCCTCGCCGAGCTGATGCAGTCGGGCAAGATCCAGGTCAGCAGGGAGTTCGAGGACGTCATGTTCCACGACTCGTGCTACATGGGCCGCTACAACGGCGTCTACGAGCAGCCGCGCGTGGTCATCGACCTGCTCTCGACCAACGGCGTCAAGGAGTTCGAGCGCAACCACGACAACTCCTTCTGCTGCGGCGCCGGCGGCGGCCGCATGTGGATGGAGGAGACCATCGGCGATCGCATCAACGAGAACCGCGTCGAGGAGGGCCTCAAGGAGAACCCCAAGGTCATCGCCTCGAGCTGCCCGTTCTGCCTGACCATGCTCAAGGACGGCGTGGACGCCAAGGGCAAGACCGGCGAGGTCAAGACCATGGACATCGCCGAGCTGGTCGCCCAGGCGCTGGTCGTCAAGGAAACCGGCGAGACCAACGCCTAG
- a CDS encoding electron transfer flavoprotein subunit alpha/FixB family protein yields the protein MKALVIAETKGNSIKKVSLELLSQCRRWGLETSAVVVGSGVSGLCDELAAYGASTVYVADDASLERYLTLPYAKVVSEAAKQSGAQLVLVSGSELGKDLAPRLAARLGAGAVTDAKAVSVDGGKVTVKSLAYAGKVMNQVAFKSDVAVVTAQPGTFELADKAAGSANVVRLETPESDLRVVLREILKETSDKVDLGEANIVVAGGRGMKGPEGVKLIESLADTLGAAIGGSRAVCDSGLMPHSCQVGQTGRVVAPQVYFAIGISGAIQHLAGMTGSKVIIAINTDPDAPIFNVADYGLVADLFEAVPILISELSKIKAGAATAAR from the coding sequence ATGAAAGCCTTAGTCATCGCCGAAACCAAGGGCAACTCCATCAAGAAGGTCAGCCTCGAGCTGCTGAGCCAGTGCCGTCGCTGGGGTCTCGAGACCTCGGCGGTCGTGGTCGGCTCGGGCGTCTCGGGCCTCTGCGACGAGCTCGCCGCTTACGGCGCCTCGACCGTCTACGTTGCCGATGACGCCAGCCTCGAGCGCTACCTGACCCTGCCCTACGCCAAGGTCGTCAGCGAAGCCGCCAAGCAGAGCGGCGCCCAGCTGGTGCTGGTCAGCGGCTCGGAGCTCGGCAAGGACCTGGCTCCTCGCCTCGCCGCGCGCCTCGGCGCCGGCGCGGTGACCGACGCCAAGGCCGTCTCGGTCGACGGCGGCAAGGTCACGGTCAAGAGCCTGGCCTACGCGGGCAAGGTCATGAACCAGGTCGCCTTCAAGAGCGACGTGGCCGTCGTGACCGCCCAGCCCGGCACCTTCGAGCTGGCCGACAAGGCCGCGGGCTCGGCCAACGTCGTGCGCCTCGAGACCCCCGAGAGCGACCTGCGCGTCGTGCTGCGCGAGATCCTCAAGGAGACCTCGGACAAGGTCGACCTCGGCGAGGCCAACATCGTCGTCGCCGGCGGCCGAGGCATGAAGGGCCCCGAGGGCGTCAAGCTCATCGAGAGCCTCGCCGACACCCTGGGTGCGGCCATCGGCGGCTCGCGCGCCGTCTGCGACTCCGGCCTGATGCCCCACTCGTGCCAGGTCGGCCAGACCGGCCGCGTCGTGGCCCCCCAGGTCTACTTCGCGATCGGCATCTCGGGCGCCATCCAGCACCTGGCCGGCATGACCGGATCCAAGGTGATCATCGCCATCAACACCGATCCCGACGCCCCCATCTTCAACGTGGCGGACTACGGGCTCGTGGCGGACCTCTTCGAGGCGGTGCCCATCCTGATCTCGGAGCTCTCGAAGATCAAGGCGGGCGCGGCGACCGCCGCCCGCTAG
- a CDS encoding electron transfer flavoprotein subunit beta/FixA family protein: MKILVCLKQVVDVELNIQLKDGQIADQGLRYVINAYDESALEAALQLKDAAEADVTVLSIGPDRVLEALRKGLSMGADRAIHLKDDAFAGSDSYAFAKAVSELAKARGYDLVVMGKQAQDTDAAQGGPMLAEFLDWPQVTNLIFAQRSPEGGLLVRRVGDEGKEVLTVQTPAVLTISNDFGEARIPTMKGIMGAKKKEIETLSLAQIGVAADAVGVAGSMTEIVNREQPEGRKTGRKVTGEVGAITRELVNWLVNDGKLPV; encoded by the coding sequence ATGAAGATCCTCGTCTGCCTGAAGCAGGTCGTCGACGTCGAACTGAACATCCAGCTCAAGGACGGTCAGATCGCCGACCAAGGTCTGCGCTACGTCATCAATGCCTACGACGAGTCGGCCCTCGAGGCCGCGCTCCAGCTCAAGGACGCCGCCGAGGCCGACGTGACCGTCCTGAGCATCGGCCCCGACCGGGTCCTCGAGGCCCTGCGCAAGGGCCTGAGCATGGGCGCGGACCGCGCCATCCACCTCAAGGACGACGCCTTCGCCGGCAGCGATTCCTACGCCTTCGCCAAGGCCGTCAGCGAGCTGGCCAAAGCGCGCGGCTACGACCTGGTCGTGATGGGCAAGCAGGCCCAGGACACCGACGCCGCTCAGGGCGGCCCCATGCTGGCCGAGTTCCTCGACTGGCCGCAGGTGACCAACCTGATCTTCGCCCAGCGCTCGCCCGAGGGCGGCCTCCTGGTCCGCCGCGTCGGCGACGAGGGCAAGGAGGTCCTGACGGTCCAGACTCCGGCCGTCCTGACCATCAGCAACGACTTCGGCGAGGCCCGCATCCCCACCATGAAGGGGATCATGGGCGCCAAGAAGAAGGAGATCGAGACGCTCTCGCTCGCGCAGATCGGCGTTGCCGCCGACGCGGTGGGCGTTGCGGGCTCCATGACCGAGATCGTCAATCGCGAGCAGCCCGAGGGCCGCAAGACCGGCCGCAAGGTGACGGGCGAGGTCGGCGCCATCACGCGCGAACTCGTGAACTGGCTCGTCAACGACGGCAAGCTGCCGGTTTAG
- a CDS encoding sigma-70 family RNA polymerase sigma factor has product MTAMDPPSMLLLERRRLAEKVREHLPLVRRLARSHHLRSGVELDDLVQVGCVGLLRAIRRFDPTLGRLFEAYASTMIVGEIMHYLRDSATLIRAPRELTELRSTVRAATSRLEQQVQREPSCEEIARMTGLCPAKVEEVVAMDRQVRPLSLDAAMDAEDEASPMRLQLVDQRQRAATLAAEDHIMVSQAIAQLSPRSREVIELSFFQDLPQQEVGRRLGVSQTQVSRRVRMALRELCQLMSDGRSAPENRR; this is encoded by the coding sequence ATGACCGCGATGGATCCCCCCTCGATGCTTCTCCTCGAGCGCCGTCGCCTGGCCGAGAAGGTCCGCGAGCACCTGCCGCTGGTCAGGCGGCTGGCGCGAAGCCACCACCTGCGCTCGGGCGTCGAGCTCGACGACCTGGTCCAGGTGGGCTGCGTGGGCCTCCTGCGCGCCATCCGGCGCTTCGACCCCACCCTTGGGCGGCTCTTCGAGGCCTACGCTTCGACGATGATCGTGGGCGAGATCATGCACTACCTGCGCGACAGCGCCACGTTGATCCGGGCGCCGCGCGAGCTCACCGAGCTGCGATCCACGGTCAGGGCGGCCACCTCGCGTCTCGAGCAGCAGGTCCAGCGCGAGCCGAGCTGCGAGGAGATCGCCCGGATGACGGGGCTGTGTCCCGCCAAGGTCGAAGAGGTGGTGGCCATGGACCGCCAGGTGCGCCCGCTCTCCCTGGATGCGGCCATGGACGCCGAGGACGAGGCATCCCCCATGCGCCTCCAGCTGGTGGACCAGCGCCAGAGGGCGGCCACGCTCGCCGCCGAGGACCACATCATGGTGAGCCAGGCCATCGCCCAGCTCAGCCCCAGGAGCCGCGAGGTGATCGAGCTCTCCTTCTTCCAGGATCTCCCCCAGCAGGAGGTCGGGCGCCGCCTTGGCGTCTCGCAGACCCAGGTCTCGCGCCGGGTGCGAATGGCCCTGCGCGAGCTGTGCCAGCTGATGAGCGACGGGCGCTCAGCCCCCGAGAATCGACGGTAG
- a CDS encoding TrmH family RNA methyltransferase, with protein MSKLIAATRIVLVQPTLPDNVGAVARAMRHFGLSDLVIAEGGISPTHPSAVRLAAGADAILSDARAVDTLDEALDGVVFAVGTTARPYEAADLRTREPREVATLARDYAEAGSVALVFGTERHGLLKETLKRFHQIARIPGEPEACLNLAMAVNVFAYEWYLASEHGPREEKPLLAAAASEASLDDLGRHLTDALKRLGVFRAHDAASKAHTLRRLLSRTRLDADEEALVRAVVRKLPSILGG; from the coding sequence ATGTCCAAGCTGATCGCCGCGACCCGGATCGTCCTCGTCCAGCCCACCCTGCCCGACAACGTGGGGGCGGTTGCCCGCGCCATGCGCCACTTCGGCCTTTCCGACCTCGTGATCGCCGAGGGCGGGATCTCGCCCACCCACCCGAGCGCCGTGCGCCTGGCGGCGGGCGCCGACGCCATCCTGAGCGACGCGCGGGCGGTCGACACCCTCGACGAGGCCCTCGACGGGGTGGTCTTCGCCGTGGGGACCACCGCCCGCCCCTACGAGGCCGCGGACCTGCGCACCCGCGAGCCGCGCGAGGTGGCGACGCTCGCGCGCGACTACGCCGAAGCCGGAAGCGTGGCCCTGGTCTTCGGCACCGAGCGACACGGCCTTCTGAAAGAGACTCTCAAGCGCTTCCACCAGATCGCGCGGATCCCGGGCGAGCCCGAGGCCTGCCTCAACCTGGCCATGGCGGTCAACGTCTTCGCCTACGAGTGGTACCTGGCAAGCGAGCACGGCCCCCGCGAGGAGAAGCCGCTGCTGGCTGCGGCCGCCTCGGAGGCCTCCCTCGACGACCTGGGCCGGCACCTCACCGACGCCCTGAAGCGGCTGGGAGTCTTCCGGGCGCACGACGCCGCGAGCAAGGCGCACACCCTGCGCCGGCTCCTGAGCCGCACCCGGCTCGACGCCGACGAGGAGGCCCTGGTCCGCGCCGTCGTGCGGAAGCTACCGTCGATTCTCGGGGGCTGA
- a CDS encoding YegS/Rv2252/BmrU family lipid kinase, whose amino-acid sequence MPGNIRVIVNRKARNGCKRNLLARLSRALDGLDFEIVVPDSYEDLVSAARSAASDGVDTVVVVGGDGTVNVVLNELAHTPVRLAIVPAGTANDLARQLGIPLGLERACALVRNPRERALDLIEVNGRLFVTAGGIGVVSDTAVGVNRLKARPGLVSKAVRRLGALVYVLYSFGLLAGARAIVSDLTVEVDGEDHGLIPTIALFVNNQPSLGKLVVPYPSARPDDGRLGVCVMGRRSRLGAILTVTLMSLGGSHTRRREIRLIEGETVALTSTVPKTFIGDGEVLAHAREFALRVVPRALHVLS is encoded by the coding sequence AGGCCCGCAACGGCTGCAAGCGCAACCTGCTCGCTCGTCTTTCTCGCGCGCTGGACGGCCTCGACTTCGAGATCGTCGTGCCCGACTCCTACGAGGACCTGGTGTCGGCGGCCCGAAGTGCGGCGTCCGACGGCGTCGACACCGTCGTGGTGGTCGGCGGCGACGGCACCGTCAACGTCGTGCTCAACGAGCTGGCGCACACCCCGGTGAGGCTCGCGATCGTCCCGGCCGGGACCGCCAACGACCTGGCCCGCCAGCTGGGCATCCCGCTTGGCCTCGAGCGCGCCTGCGCCCTGGTCCGAAACCCGCGCGAGCGGGCCCTGGACCTGATCGAGGTCAACGGGCGCCTGTTCGTGACGGCGGGTGGCATCGGGGTGGTGAGCGACACCGCAGTGGGCGTCAACCGCCTCAAGGCGAGGCCGGGCCTCGTCAGCAAGGCGGTGCGCCGCCTGGGGGCCCTGGTCTATGTCCTCTACAGCTTCGGCCTGCTGGCCGGCGCCCGCGCCATCGTCAGCGACCTCACGGTGGAGGTGGACGGCGAGGACCACGGCCTCATCCCGACCATCGCCCTCTTCGTGAACAACCAGCCGTCTCTGGGCAAGCTGGTGGTCCCCTACCCTTCGGCCCGCCCGGACGACGGCCGCCTCGGCGTCTGCGTCATGGGCCGCCGCAGCCGGCTGGGGGCCATCTTGACGGTCACCCTGATGAGCCTCGGCGGCTCGCACACCCGCCGCAGGGAGATCCGGCTGATCGAGGGCGAGACGGTCGCCCTCACCAGCACCGTCCCCAAGACCTTCATCGGGGACGGCGAGGTGCTCGCCCACGCCCGGGAATTCGCCCTGCGGGTCGTCCCCCGCGCCCTCCACGTCTTGAGCTAG